In the Methylophilus sp. 5 genome, one interval contains:
- a CDS encoding IS110 family transposase, whose protein sequence is MENTQLITTQPTILGLDIAKDKVDCALLRLGKVKSKVIQNSPQGFAELAAWLERHDVHLIHACCEATGVYWEAVALFLFEAGHHVSVVNPAQIHAFGQSRLQRNKTDGIDAALIAAFCDTSHPPLWQPPPLEERSLQAMIRDLQTLQDMQRAESNRLLVAHASVKHRIQRHLDWLAAEIARLEQDIDQHIDQYPELKSRRALLTSVPGIGKRLSSWFLVMLGNGQRFNTSKQAVAFTGLSPRLWQSGSSVRSKTRISKVGSGSLRRLLYMPAVSAYAKLDIYQPFIQRLKLAGKPPKVIIVAIMRKLVAIAQAVLKANKPFDKNIYQKACLL, encoded by the coding sequence ATGGAAAACACTCAGTTAATCACTACACAGCCTACGATATTGGGGCTCGACATCGCTAAAGATAAAGTTGATTGCGCATTGTTGAGGCTTGGTAAAGTCAAATCTAAAGTGATTCAAAACTCACCTCAAGGCTTCGCAGAATTAGCTGCCTGGCTTGAGCGCCACGACGTTCATCTCATTCATGCTTGTTGTGAAGCCACAGGCGTCTATTGGGAGGCCGTTGCATTGTTTCTGTTTGAGGCAGGCCATCACGTCAGCGTCGTCAATCCAGCGCAAATTCATGCCTTTGGACAAAGTCGTTTGCAACGCAACAAAACGGATGGCATTGATGCTGCCCTGATCGCAGCGTTTTGCGATACATCGCACCCGCCTTTATGGCAACCTCCGCCACTCGAAGAGCGCTCCTTGCAAGCCATGATTCGTGATTTGCAAACCTTACAGGATATGCAACGCGCTGAATCCAATCGCTTGCTAGTAGCGCATGCGTCGGTTAAACATCGCATACAGCGCCATCTGGATTGGCTGGCGGCTGAAATCGCTCGACTGGAACAGGATATTGACCAGCATATCGATCAGTATCCTGAATTAAAGAGTAGGCGCGCTTTGTTAACGTCTGTTCCAGGTATTGGCAAGCGATTATCTAGCTGGTTCTTGGTGATGCTGGGTAATGGACAGCGATTCAATACGTCAAAGCAGGCCGTTGCGTTTACTGGCTTATCGCCAAGATTATGGCAGTCAGGCAGCTCTGTGCGTAGTAAAACACGTATCTCGAAAGTGGGAAGTGGCAGTCTTAGACGTTTGCTTTACATGCCAGCTGTTAGTGCCTATGCGAAGTTGGATATCTACCAACCTTTTATACAAAGACTCAAATTGGCCGGAAAACCGCCAAAAGTCATTATCGTGGCCATCATGCGCAAGCTCGTCGCAATCGCTCAAGCTGTGCTCAAAGCAAACAAGCCTTTCGATAAAAATATCTATCAAAAAGCTTGTCTTTTATAA
- the ppx gene encoding exopolyphosphatase, which yields MLNITHDTQLAAVDLGSNSFRLEIGRVVDGQILRVDYLKEAVRQGGDLDEERNLKPQAFERGLKCLARFGERLKGFAPEHVRAVATQTLREATNSEDFIRQAQKVLGYPIEIISGVEEARLIYQGVSRMLPQSDEKRLVVDIGGRSTEFILGQHFKANVTESLRLGSVGWSQKYFADGQFSERNFERAEIAAESIIDMIANRYVGQSEVAYGASGTVGAVADVLAGSGFATDRIERAQLEWLKQILIKAKSADRLNMEGLKDDRRAVIGGGLAVLTAVFDTLKIDTLMVANGALRHGVLYDMLSSDNATEDLRTASIARLCKRFGVEMDHANNVSKLALYFYDAMQACDSQKPLLHWAALCHEVGWAISHTDCNKHGAYILDNTELMGFAQSELHTISLLVLGHQGKLRKLAADFDNQDLVCQLMALRLAVIFCHSRRLPALKHLQLERHKQHFMLRLSPQWASQHPQTHYLLEEECLLWQKLGWQLDIQHQ from the coding sequence ATGCTAAATATTACTCATGACACCCAACTTGCTGCCGTAGATTTGGGTTCCAACAGCTTTCGCCTCGAAATCGGGCGCGTCGTTGACGGCCAGATTCTGCGTGTCGACTATTTAAAAGAAGCCGTGCGACAAGGCGGCGACCTGGACGAAGAGCGCAACCTGAAGCCACAAGCATTTGAGCGCGGCCTGAAATGCCTGGCCCGCTTTGGCGAGCGCCTGAAAGGGTTTGCACCTGAGCATGTACGCGCGGTTGCCACCCAAACCTTGCGCGAAGCCACCAATAGCGAAGACTTTATTCGACAGGCGCAAAAAGTACTCGGCTACCCGATTGAGATTATTTCAGGCGTGGAAGAAGCACGCCTGATTTACCAGGGTGTTAGCCGCATGTTGCCACAATCAGATGAAAAACGTCTGGTGGTGGATATCGGCGGCCGCTCTACCGAATTTATCCTCGGCCAGCACTTTAAAGCCAACGTCACTGAATCATTGCGCTTAGGCTCTGTTGGTTGGTCGCAAAAATACTTTGCTGATGGCCAATTTAGCGAACGCAATTTTGAGCGCGCTGAAATCGCTGCCGAGTCGATTATCGACATGATTGCAAATCGCTACGTTGGCCAGTCAGAAGTGGCTTATGGTGCCTCGGGCACGGTGGGTGCAGTCGCCGATGTGTTAGCAGGCTCAGGGTTTGCCACAGACCGTATTGAGCGTGCGCAACTGGAGTGGCTGAAACAGATATTGATTAAAGCCAAATCAGCCGACCGCCTGAATATGGAAGGCCTGAAAGATGACAGGCGCGCCGTGATTGGTGGCGGGCTGGCAGTATTGACGGCAGTATTCGACACCCTGAAAATAGACACGCTGATGGTAGCTAACGGTGCCCTGCGCCATGGTGTGCTGTATGACATGCTGAGCTCAGATAATGCCACCGAAGATTTGCGCACAGCATCGATTGCACGGCTGTGCAAACGCTTTGGTGTCGAGATGGATCATGCCAATAATGTCAGCAAGCTGGCATTGTATTTTTATGACGCCATGCAGGCGTGCGATAGCCAAAAACCGCTATTGCACTGGGCGGCCTTGTGCCATGAAGTCGGCTGGGCAATCTCACACACCGACTGCAATAAACACGGCGCCTACATTCTGGACAACACGGAGTTGATGGGCTTCGCGCAAAGTGAGCTGCATACCATCAGCCTGCTGGTGCTCGGCCACCAGGGCAAGTTACGCAAACTGGCAGCCGATTTTGATAATCAAGACCTGGTATGTCAATTAATGGCTTTACGCCTGGCGGTGATTTTTTGTCACTCGCGTCGCCTGCCTGCGCTAAAACACTTACAGCTCGAGCGGCATAAACAGCACTTCATGCTGAGATTGTCGCCACAATGGGCCAGCCAGCATCCACAAACACATTATTTGTTAGAAGAAGAATGTTTGTTGTGGCAAAAACTGGGCTGGCAGCTGGATATTCAGCATCAATAA
- a CDS encoding ParA family protein, with amino-acid sequence MRRVLVANTKGGCGKTTLATNLAGYLAQLGHKIVLEDLDRQQSSAGWLARRPSHVATVFNAEDLGKSALQKADWVIADSPGGLRDKKISDAVTEADLVLVPIAPSAFDIGATQDFLELLAEEKAVRKHKTFVGLVGMRVMPRTRSAERLLAFMDESGFAVLSMLRSSQIYVTAAEEGLSIFELSNALKEVDIAQWNPVTDWILQNS; translated from the coding sequence ATGCGCAGGGTATTAGTGGCAAATACCAAAGGAGGCTGCGGCAAAACCACTCTGGCCACTAATCTTGCTGGCTATCTGGCGCAACTCGGGCACAAAATTGTGCTGGAAGATCTTGACCGGCAGCAATCTTCTGCAGGCTGGTTAGCGCGTCGCCCATCGCATGTCGCTACGGTTTTTAATGCCGAAGACCTCGGTAAATCTGCCTTGCAAAAAGCCGACTGGGTGATTGCTGATTCGCCGGGCGGGTTGCGGGACAAAAAGATTTCTGACGCGGTGACCGAGGCTGATTTAGTGTTGGTGCCTATTGCGCCTTCAGCGTTTGATATTGGCGCCACGCAAGACTTTTTAGAGTTGCTGGCCGAAGAAAAAGCAGTGCGCAAACACAAGACGTTTGTTGGTTTGGTTGGCATGCGTGTCATGCCACGCACGCGTTCAGCAGAGCGCCTGCTGGCATTTATGGATGAGTCAGGCTTTGCTGTCCTGTCTATGTTGCGTTCATCGCAAATTTACGTGACGGCGGCAGAGGAAGGCTTAAGTATTTTTGAATTGTCGAACGCTCTGAAAGAGGTCGACATTGCACAGTGGAATCCGGTCACCGACTGGATTTTGCAAAACAGTTAA
- a CDS encoding histidine phosphatase family protein produces MPVKNLILWRHAEAEVLLHGASDLERVLTKKGHKQAKQMAGWLKKYLPKQTYVLVSPSVRTHETVAYWGDDWQEDSRLAPERPLAPLLQLLAQSPFETVMLVGHQPWIGELAAQSLGMPDGQISIKKGAVWWLRLPKSGPPYKLYSVQSPDLIE; encoded by the coding sequence ATGCCAGTGAAGAATCTCATTTTATGGCGTCACGCCGAGGCCGAAGTGTTGTTGCATGGCGCCTCTGATCTTGAGCGTGTGCTGACCAAAAAAGGCCACAAGCAGGCTAAACAAATGGCTGGTTGGCTTAAAAAATACCTGCCCAAACAAACCTATGTGCTGGTGAGCCCGTCTGTGCGCACGCATGAAACGGTGGCTTACTGGGGGGATGACTGGCAAGAAGATAGTCGCCTGGCGCCTGAGCGACCGTTGGCGCCCTTATTGCAGCTGTTGGCCCAAAGCCCGTTTGAAACGGTGATGCTGGTTGGGCACCAGCCGTGGATTGGTGAGCTGGCAGCGCAAAGTCTGGGCATGCCGGATGGGCAAATTAGTATCAAAAAAGGCGCAGTCTGGTGGTTACGCTTGCCAAAATCGGGGCCACCCTACAAGTTGTATAGCGTGCAAAGCCCCGATTTGATTGAATAA
- the ppk1 gene encoding polyphosphate kinase 1 — translation MKNTTPALLDRDLSILSFNARVLSLAQRADYPLLERLRFLCIVSNNLDEFFEVRMPLQMEACQQGVTSGPVSATTCEQVAEMAQALVAQQYQLFNDALMPALAKERVHLVSGGVRTPEQTTWVANYFKREVLPFLMPVSLDPSHPFPQVANKSLNFIVRIAVDGEEKITIVRAPRVVPRLVQLPPSISKGEQCFVSLTSIIRANLEVLFQGASILHFSQFRVTRNSDLEVDEDDVINLRTALREELAHRQYGEAVRLEVTQECDDTLAEFLLKQFNLPPLALYRVNGPVNLGRLIQLPDMAKGDHLKFVPFQPHWPQHIKRNTSLLAQMREKDLLIHQPYESFEVVIQLLEEAVKDEQVLAIRMTIYRTGSDPRMLRLLQEAMRRGKEVLVVVELKARFDEEANINWAEALESVGAQVVYGVVGLKTHAKMLLIMRREGKTIHRYGHLSTGNYNPKTTRLYTDWSMLTADANLTREMEAVFRHLTSELPIPALKHLLVAPFTLQSSMIKQLEKAQRLAKQGKPARVIAKMNALTDVPLVVALMKAASAGVEIDLIVRGACILPVDSPAVKGRIRVRSIVGRLLEHSRVFYFELDGHVHMWLSSADWMSRNMMRRVELAWPIKDPAMQSRIYRESLQLYLQDNKDAWQLAEQGQYAPVAQQAVDAESLSCQNLLLQQYHSM, via the coding sequence ATGAAAAATACCACGCCTGCTCTGCTTGACAGAGATCTTAGCATTCTCAGCTTTAATGCCCGTGTACTGTCTTTGGCGCAACGAGCGGACTATCCCTTACTTGAGCGTTTGCGCTTCTTATGCATTGTGTCTAACAACCTCGATGAGTTTTTTGAGGTGCGCATGCCGTTGCAGATGGAGGCTTGCCAGCAAGGGGTAACCAGCGGCCCGGTGTCGGCCACCACGTGTGAGCAAGTGGCCGAGATGGCGCAGGCGCTGGTGGCGCAACAATACCAGCTGTTTAATGATGCGCTGATGCCTGCATTGGCTAAAGAGCGTGTGCACCTGGTGTCTGGTGGCGTGCGTACGCCGGAGCAAACTACCTGGGTTGCCAACTATTTCAAGCGCGAAGTGCTGCCGTTTTTGATGCCGGTGTCACTGGACCCGTCACATCCGTTTCCGCAGGTCGCCAATAAGTCACTCAATTTTATTGTTCGTATTGCGGTCGATGGCGAAGAGAAAATCACCATTGTGCGGGCCCCGCGTGTGGTGCCACGGCTAGTGCAGTTGCCGCCGTCTATCAGCAAGGGCGAGCAATGCTTTGTGTCGTTAACCAGCATTATCCGCGCCAATCTCGAGGTGTTGTTTCAAGGCGCCAGCATCCTGCATTTCTCACAGTTTCGCGTCACGCGTAACAGTGACCTCGAGGTCGACGAGGATGACGTGATCAACTTGCGCACCGCGTTGCGTGAAGAGCTTGCGCATCGCCAATATGGTGAAGCTGTACGTCTCGAAGTCACACAGGAGTGCGATGACACGCTGGCTGAGTTTTTACTCAAGCAATTTAACCTGCCGCCACTCGCGCTTTACCGCGTCAATGGCCCGGTGAACCTGGGGCGCTTAATCCAGTTGCCGGACATGGCTAAAGGCGACCACCTCAAGTTTGTGCCTTTTCAGCCACACTGGCCGCAACACATTAAGAGAAACACCTCTTTGCTGGCGCAGATGCGTGAAAAAGACTTGCTCATTCACCAGCCTTACGAGAGCTTTGAGGTGGTGATCCAGTTGCTTGAAGAGGCCGTTAAAGACGAACAGGTGCTGGCGATTCGCATGACGATTTACCGCACTGGTTCTGACCCGCGCATGCTGCGCTTGCTACAAGAAGCGATGCGCCGTGGTAAAGAGGTGCTGGTGGTGGTAGAGCTCAAAGCCCGCTTTGATGAAGAAGCCAATATCAACTGGGCGGAGGCTTTGGAGTCGGTCGGTGCGCAAGTGGTGTATGGCGTAGTTGGCTTGAAAACACATGCCAAAATGTTATTGATCATGCGCCGCGAAGGCAAAACCATTCATCGTTATGGGCATCTTTCTACTGGTAACTACAACCCTAAAACCACGCGTTTATATACCGACTGGAGCATGCTGACTGCAGATGCCAACCTGACACGTGAAATGGAGGCTGTGTTCCGTCATCTGACCAGCGAGTTGCCGATTCCAGCACTTAAACATTTACTGGTCGCGCCATTTACGCTGCAAAGCAGCATGATTAAGCAACTGGAAAAAGCGCAGCGCCTGGCAAAGCAAGGCAAACCTGCCAGGGTGATTGCCAAAATGAATGCTCTGACTGATGTGCCGTTGGTTGTTGCCTTGATGAAAGCCGCCAGCGCCGGGGTTGAGATCGACTTGATCGTGCGTGGTGCTTGCATCTTGCCAGTCGATTCGCCTGCAGTGAAAGGGCGCATTCGCGTGCGTTCGATTGTCGGGCGTTTGCTTGAGCATTCGCGCGTGTTCTATTTTGAGCTCGATGGCCACGTACACATGTGGCTTTCTAGTGCTGACTGGATGAGCCGCAATATGATGCGGCGGGTAGAGCTAGCCTGGCCAATTAAAGACCCGGCCATGCAAAGCCGTATTTACCGTGAAAGCTTGCAGCTATATCTGCAGGACAATAAAGATGCCTGGCAATTGGCAGAGCAAGGCCAGTATGCGCCTGTTGCGCAACAAGCAGTGGACGCTGAGTCCTTGTCTTGCCAGAACCTGCTATTACAACAATATCATTCGATGTAA
- a CDS encoding cryptochrome/photolyase family protein — protein sequence MRHLVIILGDQLTLDNPALHGFDPTQDHIVMAEVAHESQHVWSHRQRITLFLSAMRHFANQLRAQQFPLTYFSLESHAYPDLPAIWRAVLQQHQPQAIKVCEPGDWRVWQALQAVADEHATPLQVLQDTHFMCSIDQFQRWAAKYSDKNTSLRMEFFYRGMRKKYNILMAGDAPVGGDWNYDHDNRQSLGKQGPQALVPPPVFTPDVITQAVMALVKQRFAAHPGQLEAFGWPVTRAQALSLLAHFVAEKLPQFGPYQDAMWQNTPYLWHSLLASALNLKLLNPREVIAAAEQAYACGQAPLVSVEGFIRQILGWREFVRGVYWLEMPGLKSANYFAHTRDLPGWFWTGETQMQCLSQCIGQTLQTGYAHHIQRLMVIGLFSTLAQLSPQQVSDWFLAVYVDAVEWVELPNVVGMALYANGGRFTSKPYVASGAYIQRMSNYCAGCKYDPKQKTGERACPFTTLYWAFLIKHEALLASHSRTRLMVQHITKMAADERLAISDFAEQRLQQLASL from the coding sequence ATGAGACATCTGGTGATTATTCTGGGCGACCAGCTCACGCTGGATAACCCTGCATTACACGGTTTTGACCCGACGCAAGACCATATTGTGATGGCAGAAGTTGCGCACGAGTCGCAGCATGTGTGGTCGCATCGGCAACGCATTACGCTGTTTTTATCTGCCATGCGCCACTTTGCCAACCAGTTGCGCGCGCAACAATTTCCGCTCACTTATTTTAGCCTTGAGTCGCATGCCTACCCTGATTTGCCTGCCATTTGGCGGGCGGTGTTGCAACAGCATCAGCCGCAGGCAATTAAAGTATGCGAGCCAGGTGACTGGCGCGTCTGGCAAGCGCTGCAAGCAGTGGCTGATGAGCATGCAACGCCTTTACAGGTGCTACAAGACACGCACTTTATGTGCAGTATCGACCAGTTTCAACGCTGGGCCGCCAAATATAGCGATAAAAATACTTCTTTGCGCATGGAGTTTTTTTATCGCGGCATGCGCAAGAAATACAATATTTTAATGGCAGGCGATGCGCCGGTGGGCGGCGACTGGAACTACGATCATGACAATCGGCAATCGTTAGGCAAGCAAGGCCCGCAAGCGCTAGTGCCGCCACCAGTGTTTACGCCAGATGTAATCACGCAAGCGGTCATGGCGCTGGTTAAGCAGCGGTTTGCAGCGCACCCGGGGCAACTGGAGGCATTTGGCTGGCCGGTGACACGCGCGCAAGCACTCAGCTTGCTTGCGCATTTTGTGGCAGAAAAGTTACCGCAGTTTGGCCCATATCAAGACGCTATGTGGCAAAACACGCCATATTTATGGCATTCATTGCTGGCTTCGGCGCTCAACCTCAAGTTACTCAATCCGCGTGAAGTGATTGCTGCCGCCGAGCAGGCCTATGCGTGTGGTCAGGCGCCATTGGTCAGTGTTGAGGGTTTTATCCGCCAGATATTGGGTTGGCGCGAATTTGTGCGTGGTGTGTATTGGCTGGAGATGCCAGGGTTAAAGTCAGCCAACTATTTTGCGCATACGCGGGATTTACCAGGCTGGTTTTGGACTGGTGAGACGCAGATGCAATGCCTGTCACAGTGTATAGGCCAAACACTGCAAACAGGCTATGCGCACCATATTCAGCGGCTGATGGTGATTGGCCTGTTCTCGACTCTGGCGCAATTGTCGCCACAGCAAGTCTCGGACTGGTTTTTGGCCGTGTATGTGGATGCTGTCGAGTGGGTTGAGTTGCCCAATGTGGTTGGCATGGCGCTGTATGCCAATGGCGGCCGTTTTACCAGCAAGCCCTATGTGGCGAGTGGCGCGTATATTCAGCGCATGAGCAATTACTGTGCGGGTTGCAAGTATGATCCCAAGCAAAAAACCGGTGAGCGCGCCTGCCCGTTTACGACCTTGTATTGGGCGTTTTTAATCAAACATGAGGCCTTGCTGGCGAGTCATTCGCGCACGCGGTTGATGGTTCAACATATTACCAAGATGGCCGCAGACGAGCGGCTGGCGATCAGTGATTTTGCCGAACAACGTCTGCAACAATTAGCCTCTTTGTAA
- a CDS encoding DUF2256 domain-containing protein, with translation MSANFKGNKSTLATKLCPQCGKPMTWRKAWANNWAAVKYCSERCRRNAKTPAI, from the coding sequence ATGAGCGCCAACTTCAAGGGCAATAAAAGCACTTTAGCAACAAAACTTTGCCCGCAATGCGGCAAGCCCATGACTTGGCGCAAGGCCTGGGCCAACAATTGGGCAGCCGTTAAATACTGCTCTGAACGTTGCCGCCGCAACGCTAAAACCCCTGCAATATGA
- the tpiA gene encoding triose-phosphate isomerase has translation MREKLVIGNWKLHGGLLENQGLLNRLKQELHDLDGVDTAVCLPYVYLYQAQDLLQDSAIAWGAQNVSQFTEGAFTSCISAKMVAEFGCTYTIIGHSERRALKLESNQVATKRLLNALHAGLTPIFCVGETQDERDGNMAELIVRNQMLNVVYGLDDEAFALAKKFNMVIAYEPVWAIGTGEHATPEQAQRMHAFIRMMIAERDREFAEQIRIVYGGSMAPKNAHSLLSMPDIDGGLLGRAALVAEDFVEICRVASRCYQQKSVFKEPTSARPVFAL, from the coding sequence ATGCGAGAAAAATTAGTCATTGGTAACTGGAAGCTGCACGGCGGCTTGCTTGAGAATCAAGGTTTATTGAATAGGCTCAAGCAAGAGTTGCACGACCTCGATGGCGTTGATACTGCCGTGTGTTTGCCTTATGTGTATTTGTATCAGGCGCAAGACCTGCTGCAAGACTCAGCCATTGCCTGGGGTGCGCAAAACGTCAGCCAATTTACCGAGGGTGCGTTTACCTCCTGCATTTCGGCCAAAATGGTGGCAGAGTTTGGTTGCACCTATACCATTATCGGCCATTCTGAACGGCGCGCACTTAAGCTCGAGAGTAACCAGGTGGCGACCAAGCGCCTGTTAAATGCCTTGCACGCCGGGCTGACACCTATTTTTTGTGTCGGCGAAACGCAGGATGAGCGCGATGGCAATATGGCCGAGCTGATTGTGCGTAACCAGATGCTCAATGTAGTGTATGGCCTGGACGATGAAGCATTTGCGCTGGCCAAAAAATTCAATATGGTGATCGCCTATGAACCCGTGTGGGCGATTGGCACCGGCGAGCATGCCACGCCTGAGCAGGCGCAACGCATGCATGCGTTTATCCGGATGATGATCGCAGAGCGCGACCGAGAGTTTGCCGAGCAGATTCGTATTGTGTATGGCGGCAGTATGGCGCCTAAAAATGCGCACAGCTTGTTGAGCATGCCAGATATCGACGGCGGTTTATTGGGGCGTGCAGCCCTGGTGGCTGAAGACTTTGTTGAGATCTGCAGAGTCGCCAGCCGTTGCTATCAACAGAAATCGGTGTTTAAGGAGCCTACCTCGGCACGGCCAGTCTTTGCGCTATGA
- the fba gene encoding class II fructose-bisphosphate aldolase (catalyzes the reversible aldol condensation of dihydroxyacetonephosphate and glyceraldehyde 3-phosphate in the Calvin cycle, glycolysis, and/or gluconeogenesis): MALISLRQLLDHAAEHSYGLPAFNINNMEQILSIMKAADEVDSPVILQASAGARGYAGESFLRKMVEAAIEQYPHIPICMHQDHGASPKVCQMAIRSGFSSVMMDGSLREDGKTPASYEYNVEVTRRVVEFAHAVGVSVEGELGVLGSLETGMAGEEDGVGAEGKLDESQLLTDPDEAAAFVEATKVDALAIAIGTSHGAYKFTRPPSDDTLSIERIREIHAKIPNTHLVMHGSSSVPQSLLEQIRHYGGNIKETYGVPVSQIVEGIKNGVRKVNIDTDIRLAMTAAIRGYFVEHPEEFDPRKYFKEATTAAQHLCKERFEAFGSAGQASKIKVVSLEKMAAIY, from the coding sequence ATGGCATTGATTTCGCTCAGGCAATTACTCGACCACGCCGCAGAACACAGCTATGGCCTGCCTGCATTTAATATTAATAATATGGAGCAGATTCTCTCCATTATGAAGGCGGCCGACGAAGTCGATAGCCCAGTGATTCTGCAAGCATCAGCAGGCGCACGCGGTTATGCCGGGGAGTCTTTTTTACGCAAAATGGTCGAAGCGGCGATTGAGCAATATCCACATATTCCAATTTGCATGCATCAGGATCATGGTGCTTCGCCCAAAGTCTGCCAAATGGCCATTCGCAGTGGTTTTTCCAGTGTGATGATGGACGGCTCGCTAAGGGAAGATGGCAAAACCCCCGCCAGTTATGAATACAACGTTGAAGTGACACGGCGCGTGGTTGAGTTTGCGCATGCGGTGGGCGTGTCAGTCGAGGGCGAGCTCGGCGTACTGGGCTCGCTTGAAACCGGCATGGCCGGTGAAGAAGATGGCGTTGGCGCAGAAGGTAAACTGGACGAGTCACAATTGCTGACTGACCCGGATGAAGCCGCCGCTTTTGTTGAAGCCACTAAAGTCGATGCACTGGCCATTGCGATTGGCACCAGCCATGGCGCGTATAAATTCACTCGGCCACCCTCAGACGATACGCTATCAATTGAACGTATTCGTGAAATTCATGCCAAAATCCCTAACACGCATTTGGTCATGCACGGTTCCTCGAGCGTGCCGCAATCGTTACTGGAGCAAATCCGGCATTATGGCGGCAATATCAAAGAAACCTATGGCGTGCCAGTGTCACAAATTGTAGAGGGCATTAAAAACGGTGTGCGCAAGGTCAATATTGATACCGATATCCGCCTGGCCATGACCGCCGCTATTCGTGGTTATTTTGTTGAGCATCCTGAAGAGTTCGATCCGCGCAAATACTTTAAAGAGGCCACCACGGCAGCACAGCATTTGTGTAAAGAGCGCTTTGAGGCCTTTGGTAGTGCCGGACAAGCGAGTAAGATAAAGGTGGTTTCACTGGAAAAAATGGCGGCCATTTATTAG
- a CDS encoding class 1 fructose-bisphosphatase, with the protein MQLDVFLKKVSVNHALNMLIWHIAEAGIEIAALIKQGALAGVTEKMTSTNVQGETQMQLDIRSHEVAVAQLRASAVVAGVLSEEEEVPVLFETLDAPFLVSMDPLDGSSNLAINGVVGSIFSIVPNIGVATLGEQAFLQPGHDQRAAAYVMYGPATLLVLTIGQGTHVFTLEPASQSFILTQQTVQVGEETAEFAINASNQRYWQPAMQRYIAECLQGADGPRTRDFNMRWCASMVMDVHRILTRGGVFLYPRDSKQPVKAGRLRLLYEANPMSLLVTQAGGASIDGLEDILAIQPTACHQRVPVLLGAKQEIQRLRDYHQQDSK; encoded by the coding sequence ATGCAATTGGACGTGTTTTTAAAAAAGGTTTCTGTGAACCATGCTTTGAATATGCTGATCTGGCATATTGCCGAGGCTGGGATTGAGATTGCTGCCTTGATCAAGCAGGGCGCTCTGGCAGGGGTCACTGAAAAAATGACCAGCACCAATGTGCAGGGCGAAACACAAATGCAACTGGATATTCGCAGCCACGAGGTGGCCGTGGCACAGTTACGCGCATCGGCAGTGGTGGCTGGCGTGTTGTCAGAAGAAGAAGAGGTGCCGGTGTTGTTTGAAACACTGGACGCACCGTTTTTGGTCAGCATGGATCCATTGGATGGCTCTTCTAATTTAGCGATTAACGGTGTGGTCGGCAGTATTTTTTCTATTGTGCCCAATATTGGCGTGGCCACACTGGGCGAACAAGCCTTTTTACAGCCTGGCCACGATCAACGGGCGGCGGCCTATGTGATGTACGGCCCGGCAACGTTGCTGGTGCTCACTATCGGCCAAGGCACGCATGTGTTTACGCTGGAGCCAGCTAGCCAGTCATTTATCTTAACGCAACAAACCGTGCAGGTCGGCGAAGAAACGGCTGAGTTTGCCATTAATGCCAGCAATCAACGCTACTGGCAGCCTGCGATGCAACGCTATATTGCTGAGTGCCTGCAAGGGGCGGATGGGCCGCGCACGCGCGATTTTAATATGCGCTGGTGTGCCAGTATGGTGATGGATGTACATCGTATTTTGACGCGTGGAGGCGTATTTTTATATCCGCGCGATAGCAAGCAGCCAGTCAAGGCGGGCCGCTTAAGATTATTGTATGAAGCTAATCCCATGAGTTTACTGGTGACGCAGGCCGGTGGGGCGAGCATAGACGGGCTGGAGGATATTCTCGCCATTCAGCCAACGGCATGTCATCAGCGTGTGCCGGTATTGTTAGGCGCTAAACAGGAAATCCAGCGTTTGCGTGATTATCATCAGCAAGATTCAAAATAA